Proteins from a genomic interval of Bacteroidota bacterium:
- a CDS encoding GxxExxY protein codes for MINKDYKYSELTGKIIGAAMEVHSFLGNGFQEVIYQRALSHEFELRRIAHQREVEMDVMYKNIQVGRRRVDFLVDETISVEIKALTQLEPVHLAQAINYLEAYNLEIGLLINFGETKLKFHRLENKKYKKQS; via the coding sequence ATGATAAATAAGGATTACAAATATTCTGAATTGACAGGCAAAATAATTGGGGCTGCCATGGAGGTTCATTCCTTTTTAGGTAATGGTTTTCAAGAAGTCATTTACCAGAGAGCCTTATCACATGAATTTGAGTTGAGAAGAATAGCTCATCAACGAGAAGTTGAAATGGATGTGATGTATAAAAACATTCAGGTAGGCAGACGGAGAGTTGATTTTTTGGTTGATGAAACTATTAGTGTTGAAATAAAAGCGCTAACTCAATTAGAACCTGTGCATTTGGCTCAGGCAATAAATTATTTGGAAGCCTATAATCTTGAAATTGGATTACTGATTAATTTTGGCGAAACAAAATTGAAGTTTCACCGATTAGAAAATAAAAAATATAAAAAACAGTCTTAA